The Accipiter gentilis chromosome 29, bAccGen1.1, whole genome shotgun sequence genome segment CAGAGCTCACCAGGGTCTTGTTAGCAATAGTGCTGTTCTGAGAAGCTGGCACGAAGTGGATATAGAGCCCCATGGTTAGGTTGGAGACCAACATGACACCAGCTGCGGAGAGATGCCACGTCACAGTGGGACCGATGGGTGAGTGACCCCCTCTGTGCCAAGGACTGAGCACCCGGGAACACCTCTGCTGAGGAGCTGAGCCACCACCGAAGGAAAGAgtcctcccccctccctgcccgaGTCCTGTGTGGCTGAAGTTTCCACTCCTCCACATTTGCAGAGCTCCTGGAAATCCTTAAGTAAGAGCTTCCCTTGAACAACAGTGGGAGAGAGACATACCTGATACAAAAAGAAGAATCTTCCTCCCAGCTTTATCCATTGACACGGCAGCGATGGCCACAGAGAACAGACGTACCAAGCCAACAAGAGCTGCATCGTACTCTGGTTTCTGCAACAGCAAAAGCAGCGGGGAAGCTGAGATGGGAGAGCCAGGGAAAGGGCAGGTTCCTACATGTGTTGCCTTGAGTCTTGCTCATGACTTTGTCAAAGCTATCCTCCTATAGTAAGACGCCAGAAAAGAGCCTGAAGCTCAGAGGAGAAGAGCGCGGAGACAGTGGGGCCagtcctgctccccatcctcaTGCAGCCTTTTGCAGGGCAGGTGCTTGGCAATTGCTGCCAACCACgtgctttaaaaaaaggcttcAAAGTTGGGGTTCTCGGGGCTGCAGGGGACTCGGAGCATTGGACAGCCATCACCGAAGACAAGGCAGTCCGAGCACAGGCCGAAGCCCGGGGCTCACCAGGATGACGGATGTTTTCTTGAATATCGACTGCAGGTACACGAGGACGCAGGTGACGCCCGAGAGCTGCTGCAGGAACCTCATCCCCACCGCGATCAGGATGGGCTTGTAAATGAAGGGGTCCTTGATCTCAGCACAGGAAACCCGCCGGCTCTGGAGGGGACAAAGCCACAACGCCGAGGCGTTACCACCGCCGGGCACCACTGTGGCACCCAGAAGACGGCTCAGGAattgcccaaaggaggctggatTTTGCAATTTTCACACTGCATCTCTCCCGTGCTGGAGGTGAGCCTCCTCACCTGCTTCCTCACGCTGTCCTTGATCTGCTCATATTCCCGGGCATAGTCCGTGTCCCTGCCCCGCAGCCAGCGCAGTGACCCCAGAGCCTCGTCGTCCTTCCCCTGGGAGAGCAGGAACCGGGGCGAGTTGGGCATGAAGCAGAGCAGGACTATCATCATGAGCACCGGCACCTCCCCTGCGACGGCCAGCCAGCGCCAGTCCAGGACCAGCCCTGCCGAAGCAGCACAGTTAGGAGCAGAAAGTGCGCACTGGCCTCGCCTCCATGTGGGCACCCCAATAATTTAATAAATCcatccggaaaaaaaaaaaaaaaaaaatttaaaaagaaataaatagagatTTTGCGTGTGTTTTTCTCCtagcaaagaaacattttaagcTGTACGATATGGGGAAATTCCAGCAAGCTCCCCCAAATCTTAGAGTATCCAGCAAGATCCTGCAGCAACCAGGGGACACGCTGACAAGAGATGCACACACAGTTCATCGCATGCTGCCCTTCAGCCCTGACGAAACCTCAGCAGGACTCGGGTCTGCAGGCACGGTGACGAGTTTGTGTGGGTTATGGATTCATCCctctgagcacacacacacacacaagtgtgGGTTATGCACGGGTGATCCTGTCCAGACCCGCTTTGTACACCCGTGGTGGTGGTTGTGAGCTGGCTGTGAGGGGAAGGAATCCATCAACTCGCTGAGAAAGTTGTTTAAAATCAACTCCCCTCCCCTAAGGTCTCACCAAGGGTTCCCTGCCCTCCAAACACCAAGATACTTGCCCAGCGCGTACAGGATGAGGGAGCCCAGCACCGCCATGATCTGAGGACAAGCGCCCAGCATGCCTCTGACCCCGGGGTGGGAGATCTCCGAGATGTAGACCTGGAGCGGGACAACGCACACTTAACGGAGCCGCGATAATACGGCCGTCACCACCAAAACCCGTCCTCTGTCACCTCACAGTCATCCACTGCAGTCAAGAGAAACCCAAACTGCTGGGAAACTGCCCTCTCGGGGTGGAAACCTGACCGGTCCAGCGGCACGAGCTGGTCCTGGCAGGCGGAGCGGACGGCCTCGTGGACACGGCCACTTCCCTCTCGTCACCCCGGCGTGGGAGAAGTGCCCCAGCAGTATGCTCACGCTTCCATTACTGGAAAGACATGCCCCCAGGGTTACTCAGTTCTTGCCTTCCCCTCTGCATGCAACACGAGGTTGGCAATTGGTAAACATGGGAGGACATAactgctggggggagcagggcagggaccgAGGACCTGCCTTCCCTTTTTTGCGGGTAAGAAAGTCCAGCACCGCGGGGACGGCTCAGGCTGGCCGTGCCAGGACTGCCCACCCAATGCACCCACCCCATCCCCAATcgcccagctgcagccctggagtTCTGCTAATGCCTCCAAAAAAACTAGCAGGATGCCCCAGGCTCAGCTACGGCGCTGCCCCGTCTCCCGCCGTGCAAATCCCCGGCAAACTCCCTCCCAATGGCGCATTACCGGGATGGAAGCGGACGTCACGCCGCCGGCATAACCCGTCAGCACGCGGCCCAGCAGCAGCATCCCGATCCCCTGGGCACCGGCCATCAGCGCGTATCCCACGGCGGAGGGCAGCGCCGAGAACATGATGCTCAGTTTGCGACCCAGGCGGTCGTTGAGGAGCATGGCGCtgaccccccccgccgccgctcccagCGTGAACACCGACTGTGGGGAGACACGGAGAGGGATCTCGGTGGGTCCGAGCTCTCTCCCCGCACACCCACTGGCTCTGTCCCCCCAACCCTAGCAGGGATAACCCCGTCTCTTACCCCGAACCAGGATGCCGTGTGCTGGTCCAGCCTCAGCGCAGGGCTGGGGTGAGCCTCCAGGGCAGGGATGACGGGCGAGGGGTAAACCAGGGCGAAGCCGAAACTGAAGTTCCCCAGGACAGCGGCAAACACAGCCAGGTAGAGCCGCTTGTTGTGGAGGCTCCTGAGGGAAGGACGGAGCGAGAAAGATGTGTTGGGTGCCCTTATCGCACCCAGCAGAAACTGTAAATCTGTCTTGCGGCTTCCCCCAGCCTTTGCCGAGGATCTCGTGATGCCCACGGAGGGATTTTTCTGGGGAATGGCCCTGCACAGCCCCAGGCTGGTGGGGTTTCTCTGAGCGGAGCAGCAGCCACTCCGGCTGTGTGGTGGCGGGGGGAGAGCACGTCCCCCCCAGGCACCGCCAATGCTTTCTTCTGTGCCGGGTGGTTTTCAGCATGTTCAGTAAactgagaaaagcagaagctggagcTGGGTGGCACCACGGACCCATCCGGCAGCCGGCTTgtcccagcagagcagggagggggtTCCTTTCAAGGGTCCCAAGCCCCCCAGCAGGACCTTACACCCCCATGAGAGCTGGATGcccaaaaccacacaaacccaCGGTTCTCCCAAGCGGGCTCATCCAGCACCGCACCCCCTGGGCAGGATGAGACCCCATTTCAAGGCAACTCAGGAACGACAGCAATACGAAGCAGCTTTTCCACCAGCTCCCCCCGCAGCCCAGTGCTCTCGGGAGAGGGGACGCAGCCCACCCCACAGCCAGCCCCACATTCCCAGTCCGTCCCTTACCGCAGGTACTCCTTGTCGAGCCTCTTGCCAGTGCTCTCGGGGAAGGTCCGATACGAGGAGCTCTTCTTCCTCACGAGGGGCTCCCGTGCGCTCGGCTCCATGGCAGCGCCCACCGCGACGTGGGTGCTGCCGCGCTCGGGGCTGCCTCGGGGACggggaggaagaggcagctgaAAGCGAAAGGGGAGAGGCTGCAAGGCCGTTGCCTAATCAGAGAAAATCTGTGCCTCGTGGGTTTGTGCCTGGCCAGCCTACGGGGAGGAAACTTGGGGGAGCCCAGAAAACCAGCAGGCAAAGAGCCATGGGGAAACAACGGTGCCCTACAGCTTTTGTCCTGTGCCCACCCAGCCTCTGTCCCTCGCAGACCCCATCCACACCAAAACCCATCACTGCAGCAGCACTTACAGGGATGATTTTTGCTGAACTGTTTCCACCAGCAGAAACATCCCTTTGCTAAGGCCACATCTCTCCCCTTGAGGAACCGCTACCAGTTAAACTCTGCTTCTTTTTTACAAGGGTAAATTGCATCTGTGTGAGCCTCCACAGCCACTCTGGGGAAGGGGTTTCAACATAGAGCAGAgctcaggaagaggaagaagagggaaggagcGAGGGGTGAACTCAGAGGGGGCACAAGGAGCAGGTGAGGGGGATGAAGAGTGCTGATGAGGATGGAAAAGGGGAGGGTGGTATCTCTGCCACATTGGgtgcagctgccagcagccctgggctgcCCGTGGGTGCCTTTGCCCCTCATCCTAATCCCCCCGACCCCGCAGGGCTCAGCAGGCAGCGTTTTGCTGGGGCATCTGCACGATCCAAACTCACTCTGTACAAAAGGAGGGTATACACCTACTGGCTTTGCACTTGGATTTAATTAACAAAAGATGTCTTTCCCTAAACTACTGTAGTGCTCCTCTTGTTTCCATCATTCACCTTAGCTTCTGGTGCTTCTGGGACCACCTGGATGGtttctgcaccccccccccccccggcctgcgTGGGAGCCCCAGTGACGCTTTGGTGTCAGCCAGGACCTGCTGCGCTCTTTCCTTCGTGCAATCTGCTTCCCCTTCTGCAACCACCAAGTGCTGCATTTAGTGTCTGATCAATGCTGGGGATTTACAGCTGACTCAGGCACTCGGGGCTGTGATTTCTCCGCAGGAAGAAAGGTCGTGGAGCAAGGGGATCTTGGGGCAGCAGGCCAGCTCATCCAAAAACTTTCCAGTGCCTTGTTGGTCCGAGCAGGAATGTCACAACAACCTCCAGCCGACCTGGAGCTCCCCCTCCATCAGCAAATGCCATCGGTCACCTCCTTTGCATGCATTTTGCTCGTGCATCTGGGCTACCAGTGCCCGTTCGCTCCCACGGTGGCAATGCTCTGTGCAAGGGCATGGCCCTACGTGGGGCCACAGGGGCTGGGACTCATTGCTGCTGGTTGCATCTTGCGGACCAAGGAAAATCTGCAAATGAGTGGCCTTAGGGAATTTGCAGCATCCTTCCTCTTCAAATTCCCTAAGGCTGCTCACTGAGAAAGCTCTTCTTTATCTCCTCTGCCCCTCCTAGGCCTCAGCTTTTTCCCAAAGCTAGGTGTGCTGAGCCTCTGCAATGCCATATTTGCCATGTTACAtcccaaagcagctgcctttcagccctacaaattaaaaaaaaaaaggcccccaGGTCCAGGTGAAAAGGGGCTGCAGGTGCTGAGCATGGTGGCGCTTACTGGGGAGTGTGGCTGCACGGTCTCTGGGGACTGAGACTGCTGCAAGATaaaggcttttctctttttcttccctgatcTTTGTTTTTGTTATAAATATCTCTAGTGAGGAGGAAGGTATGGGCTTGCTGGTTAGTTATCTCTGGCTCTTTCCATCGTGgagctgtttggctgctgctttttggGACAGTGGCGGGGCTGAGCGTGCTGCCCTATGCAGGGTCACGCCAGCTCTGTGCTTGTGTTTCTTGGAAAGGTTTGTGTGCTGGGTTGCAAGTCCCTGCCAGGAGTGATATTCCTTAGAGCAAAGGTGTGAAACCTGCATTGCTGGTCTGTGGTGTGCTTGGGAGCGAGTAGAAGAAAGGCTTCCATGCACGTTGATGGGTCTGTCTGTGTGTCCTTTGGATGTTCATGTCTCTCAAAGATAAGGGCTGGGAGCTTCCAGTTTGCAGAGGCAAACACTGAAGCAGGGAGAGATGATGTGTCCTGATGGGGTGTGAGGAATTGGTGGCAGTGCTGGGTGCCGAGCTGGTTGTGCAGTCTGGTGGCTTGGACAGGGTGAAGATGACTTGGAGCAGACTACCATGAAATGGCCGTCTGCATGCCGCGACGTCCCTTGCTAATTCATCTCCCTCCCTTCATTTGCTTTTGGAGGTCGATGTGGCCTCTAATGAGGGACTTCAGAAAGCAGGATCTGCACCTCCCCTCTGTCCAGAGCTTTGTGCTCTCCCAGGAGCAAGGGTGCTGAGCCCCTGGCTCTGGCATCTCCTTGGGGCTGTGTTGTGCTTGGGTGCACAGGCTGGGTGCCGGGTGGCCGGAGgcagcctgctgcagccctgggaccCAGTATAACAAGCCTGGGACCCAGGACCTGCTCTGTTGCCACAGTGGGGTGAGCCCACCCATGCTGGTGCGACCCCAGCATGTGCACGCACGGGGCTGGAGCCCTGAGttccacctccttccccagagGAGCTATTGCCTATATCTGATTTAATTCTCACTCTTCTGGCTACAAAGCAACTATTAACTGAAGAGGCGTCAAGCCCGTAAATGTGCATTAGCCGGTTTTGCTGTATTTATGTGATAATTTAATTACCAGGGGGTTTACCTAAATAGCCCTGTATGTGGGAGGTTTTCGGGAGGGAGTAGGGCGATGCAGGGAAGGCTGGCAGCGGCTGCTGCGTCTCCTGGGCTGGGAGCGGTGTtaggatggggctggggacagggctgggaccCCGCTCCGGGCTGGGACACCTCTTTGGCACATGGCCGCTGCACGTACTTGTCACAGACCTCGTGGAAGGACAAGGTATCTGTCCTAAACCTGAAGCCACCTGGACATGGGACAGAGAGGATTGCTCAACCCAACTTCCCCCCGTTAtatctggggaggggggaaagcatATTGGAGAGAAGCCCTGAGCTGGAGCAGTCGGATCTCCCTGAAATGCAAAGGGTTATCCAGTTTTGGTGCAGATCCGTCAACTCTTTCAAACAGGAAATTACTTTGTGTCTTGAAAAACCTCCAAGCACCTGTAATAGCGGGGAGTACGGGGAGCCGGAGCCCGTAGGAAGCTTGAGGAGCCGGGGCTGAGCCCCTGGGCAGGTTTGTCCCTTggtgtgcagggggacggtgtcctctggagggaagggggggTCCCTCAGGCATGGTGTAACAGGTCCCCGCGCTTGCTTTCGGTGAGCACCGTGTCCTTGCTCTGCCTTCTGTGGTTTCTTTCTAAAAGTGCAGTCTTGGTAAGGAATAAAGCACCCACCACCCTGTCCCTGCTCCATCTCTCCCTGGCGATTCTCCTGACTTGCTGTAGGTCCTACCAAAACACACAAGGGG includes the following:
- the SLC2A6 gene encoding solute carrier family 2, facilitated glucose transporter member 6 isoform X1; translated protein: MEPSAREPLVRKKSSSYRTFPESTGKRLDKEYLRSLHNKRLYLAVFAAVLGNFSFGFALVYPSPVIPALEAHPSPALRLDQHTASWFGSVFTLGAAAGGVSAMLLNDRLGRKLSIMFSALPSAVGYALMAGAQGIGMLLLGRVLTGYAGGVTSASIPVYISEISHPGVRGMLGACPQIMAVLGSLILYALGLVLDWRWLAVAGEVPVLMMIVLLCFMPNSPRFLLSQGKDDEALGSLRWLRGRDTDYAREYEQIKDSVRKQSRRVSCAEIKDPFIYKPILIAVGMRFLQQLSGVTCVLVYLQSIFKKTSVILKPEYDAALVGLVRLFSVAIAAVSMDKAGRKILLFVSAGVMLVSNLTMGLYIHFVPASQNSTIANKTLVSSADLPAEPTNYITLIPLLATMFFIMGYAMGWGPITWLLMSEILPLKARGVASGLCVVVSWLTAFTLTQFFLRVVEAFGLEVPFLFFAVICAGNVLFTGCCVPETKGRSLEQIEAFFRTGRRSFMR
- the SLC2A6 gene encoding solute carrier family 2, facilitated glucose transporter member 6 isoform X2, translating into MEPSAREPLVRKKSSSYRTFPESTGKRLDKEYLRSLHNKRLYLAVFAAVLGNFSFGFALVYPSPVIPALEAHPSPALRLDQHTASWFGSVFTLGAAAGGVSAMLLNDRLGRKLSIMFSALPSAVGYALMAGAQGIGMLLLGRVLTGYAGGVTSASIPVYISEISHPGVRGMLGACPQIMAVLGSLILYALGLVLDWRWLAVAGEVPVLMMIVLLCFMPNSPRFLLSQGKDDEALGSLRWLRGRDTDYAREYEQIKDSVRKQSRRVSCAEIKDPFIYKPILIAVGMRFLQQLSGVTCVLVYLQSIFKKTSVILKPEYDAALVGLVRLFSVAIAAVSMDKAGRKILLFVSASQNSTIANKTLVSSADLPAEPTNYITLIPLLATMFFIMGYAMGWGPITWLLMSEILPLKARGVASGLCVVVSWLTAFTLTQFFLRVVEAFGLEVPFLFFAVICAGNVLFTGCCVPETKGRSLEQIEAFFRTGRRSFMR
- the SLC2A6 gene encoding solute carrier family 2, facilitated glucose transporter member 6 isoform X3 — encoded protein: MEPSAREPLVRKKSSSYRTFPESTGKRLDKEYLRSLHNKRLYLAVFAAVLGNFSFGFALVYPSPVIPALEAHPSPALRLDQHTASWFGVYISEISHPGVRGMLGACPQIMAVLGSLILYALGLVLDWRWLAVAGEVPVLMMIVLLCFMPNSPRFLLSQGKDDEALGSLRWLRGRDTDYAREYEQIKDSVRKQSRRVSCAEIKDPFIYKPILIAVGMRFLQQLSGVTCVLVYLQSIFKKTSVILKPEYDAALVGLVRLFSVAIAAVSMDKAGRKILLFVSAGVMLVSNLTMGLYIHFVPASQNSTIANKTLVSSADLPAEPTNYITLIPLLATMFFIMGYAMGWGPITWLLMSEILPLKARGVASGLCVVVSWLTAFTLTQFFLRVVEAFGLEVPFLFFAVICAGNVLFTGCCVPETKGRSLEQIEAFFRTGRRSFMR